In Spirochaetota bacterium, a genomic segment contains:
- a CDS encoding methionine adenosyltransferase (catalyzes the formation of S-adenosylmethionine from methionine and ATP; methionine adenosyltransferase) codes for MSRNYLFTSESVSEGHPDKVADQISDAILDEHIKGDPYSRVACETLVTTNRVIISGEITSAVTVDYEAVARKVIADIGYTNPEIGFDAHSCIVEVFVHPQSPDISQGVTEGQGLFKEQGAGDQGMMFGYAVAETDELMPMPILYAHRLVKRLAEIRKKGEVDFLRPDGKSQVTVEYENDRPKRISAIVISTQHDGAVTLPTLEEMVRELVIKKVIPAHLWDSNTKI; via the coding sequence GGGCATCCCGATAAGGTGGCTGATCAGATATCGGATGCAATTCTAGACGAACACATAAAAGGTGACCCTTATTCGCGGGTTGCGTGTGAAACGTTGGTAACCACAAACCGCGTTATTATTTCCGGTGAGATTACATCTGCAGTAACTGTGGACTACGAAGCCGTAGCACGCAAAGTTATTGCTGACATTGGCTATACTAACCCCGAAATAGGTTTTGATGCGCACAGCTGTATTGTGGAAGTGTTTGTCCATCCGCAATCGCCTGATATTTCACAGGGAGTTACCGAGGGTCAGGGTCTTTTCAAGGAACAGGGAGCAGGTGATCAAGGAATGATGTTTGGGTATGCTGTTGCCGAAACTGATGAACTGATGCCAATGCCAATTTTGTATGCACATCGTCTAGTGAAACGATTGGCTGAAATACGCAAAAAAGGTGAGGTAGACTTTTTACGCCCTGATGGCAAATCTCAGGTTACCGTTGAGTATGAAAATGACAGGCCAAAACGCATCAGTGCGATCGTTATATCAACTCAGCATGATGGTGCGGTAACATTGCCCACACTGGAAGAGATGGTTCGTGAGCTTGTCATAAAAAAAGTTATCCCTGCGCATCTGTGGGACAGCAATACCAAAATAT